A genomic segment from Necator americanus strain Aroian chromosome III, whole genome shotgun sequence encodes:
- a CDS encoding hypothetical protein (NECATOR_CHRIII.G12916.T1): protein MKLCIFLSICFACLSAPVMEEPKEPEATKNEEQALTVESLDGYLDMIKMFRGMLPQDLMKTIDSLNMTEKGELVGFLSDWYNGRIKKPENKAEIVELIKDYLPTVYEKIDALNTTFYEKFLKLKPETQELLRSWRDKAISLEGETPAESAAKRLQFLRDVALSVQTMNNETKEDIRSQFPTAVNLTEGFGFTVLTTMAMIVQKIMESFSAIGTTVATPQDCPVPLD from the exons ATGAAACTTTGCATATTCCTGAGTATATGCTTCGCATGCCTCTCTGCTCCAGTGATGGAGGAACCAAAAGAACCGGAAGCAACGAAAAACGAAGAACAAG CGCTCACAGTGGAATCGCTGGATGGTTACTTGGACATGATAAAGATGTTCAGAG gtATGCTGCCACAAGACCTTATGAAAACTATTGATAGT CTGAACATGACGGAAAAGGGTGAACTCGTCGGTTTTCTATCCGATTGGTACAATGGAAGAATTAAAAAGCCAGAAAATAAAGCTGAAATCGTTGAGTTGATCAAAGATTATCTACCAACG GTCTATGAGAAGATCGACGCGCTCAATACAACtttctatgaaaaattcttaaaattgaAACCGGAAACACAGGAATTGCTTCGATCG TGGCGCGACAAAGCAATATCCTTGGAAGGCGAGACTCCAGCCGAATCAGCAGCAAAGCGGTTGCAATTTCTTAGAGATGTCGCTCTTTCAGTGCAGACGATGAACAACGAGACCAAGGAGGATATTCGATCACAGTTCCCAACGGCAGTGAATTTGACAGAAG GATTTGGCTTTACCGTACTCACAACAATGGCTATGATCGTGCAAAAGATCATGGAATCATTTAGCGCCATAGGAACGACTGTTGCAACACCTCAAGACTGTCCAGTACCTCTGGACTAA
- a CDS encoding hypothetical protein (NECATOR_CHRIII.G12917.T1) → MYSLNILIVSCLSSIIRSSAHYPVALVDGYSALGGVAIADPYPYVAFAAPEPLAVLPASIVETAPVVAPAPVVVSDPVVAPAPVVVSEPVVAPAPIFPYTLHSHHYHHPRTEVHNIVSTYTKETGHVSDTTKADFPTLIGAPLQQKLLDAKKSAKTLEKTKS, encoded by the exons ATGTATTCCTTGAATATTCTCATCGTCTCTTGTCTCTCCTCCATTATAAG ATCCTCTGCACACTATCCGGTCGCTCTTGTGGACG GATACTCTGCTCTCGGAGGCGTTGCTATAGCCGATCCTTACCCTTATGTAGCGTTTGCCGCCCCCGAACCTCTAGCTGTTCTGCCCGCGTCAATCGTGGAAACAGCTCCAGTTGTGGCGCCAGCGCCAGTTGTTGTTTCGGATCCGGTTGTGGCGCCAGCGCCAGTTGTTGTTTCGGAACCGGTTGTGGCGCCAGCGCCAATCTTCCCTTATACGTTG CATTCTCATCACTACCATCATCCTCGTACGGAAGTGCACAATATAGTTAGCACCTATACTAAAG AAACTGGTCACGTCTCAGACACTACGAAAGCTGACTTCCCAACCCTAATCGGAGCGCCACTTCAACAAAAACTCTTAGACGCTAAGAAATCCGCTAAAACGTTGGAGAAGACGAAATCCTAA